In the Silene latifolia isolate original U9 population chromosome 1, ASM4854445v1, whole genome shotgun sequence genome, caatgtgctcacttacttaaccgatgctcctcctatcgagcccggtgcaagagcttcatcggcggtgcggaccgcctatgatgactatgtgaggatgttgaatgatatcaagaatgtgttgatatggtcaatatcgccaaagctcaagccatcatgcatttctttaaatgcttacgagatattcactcgtatgatcactatgttttcacaaacacctaaagtccgtcaatacgatgcggcggcacgcttctttgaagctaagcttgagaggggccaaaaggttggtccccatgtccttcaaatggtcgaatatgttgacatcctagagcgtctagggtgtaagattcctaaaactcttgtggtggatcgtatccttcactcacttcccaccaagtttgcccactttagggtacactacaacatgaatggtatggataagagttaccatgaaattcatgcactcctcacccaagcggagagggatatggaggctagtgggagtgaaaagggagatgttttaaccatgaagttaaagaacatgtctcttggagtcaagaaaggaaaagggaaacaaaagtcccaattcaagaaatcgtcaaagaaaattgacaagggaaaggggaaggccgttgtgaatgacaatcccaaggcaaaaagtgtcaagctctccgaggccgaatgtttccattgtaatgggaaggggcattataggaggagttgtcccaaatacttggaggatctcaaggaagggcgtgtgacgcctattggtatgattttctCTCtctgtgatagacgttaattatgcttgtacttccacttgggtacttgataccggatgtggctctcacctttgtaaccatttgcagggtataagggacgtgcaagcactagcaaaaggtgatgtggatctccgcatgggcaatggagctagagtagccgccgttgccgtagggacctatgtgctcactttagctagtggtttagagttgtatttaaataagtgttattttgtaccaactttaactaagaacatcatctccatttcgcgttagacgcggaaggcttttgttttatgatcaaggacaagtgttgtactttttctttaaatgatgtggtttatggcaaggccatttcaattggaggcatttatgttttaaatgatgttaatgacgtttatcatatggaaactaaaaagctcaaaaagggtgatccaaacgaatcctacctttggcattgtcgtttaggccacataaacgaaagacgcattaagagacttgcttcatcaaaagtgctcaaaccatttggtttcgaatcttatggtacatgcgagtcttgccttttaggcaagatgactcgtgcaccttttgcgggaaaagggacacgagctagtgaggttttggctctcatacacacggatgtgtgtggaccattaaccatcaccgctagaggaggttttcactacttcattacttttattgatgacttaagtagatatgggtatgtctacttaatgaagaacaaaagtgaagcctttgacaagttcaaagagtttcaaaaggaagtagagaaccaattggataaaaagataaagactctacggtccgaccgtggtggtgagtatctaaatattgaatttgattcacacctaaaagattgtggtatagtatcacaatggactcctccaggcacaccgcaattaaatggtgtggccgaaaggagaaaccgaactttacttgatatggttcggtcaatgatgagtctaattgagcttcctagttcattttggggttttgccctcttgtctgcagtattttcactaaatcgaagcccgactaaagcggccgataagactccatatgagatatggacagggagagtccctcatttgtcattcatgcgtatttggggttgcgaagcgtacgttaagatcaagtctgacaataagcttgcacccaggtctgacaaatgtctttttgtaggatatccaagggaaacacgtggctattacttctacaataaacacgagaacaaagtgtttgtggctcgtgatctttgtcttcctagaaaaggaatttatttctaggagacagagtgggagaaaatttgagcttgaagaagttcgagagccacaaaccgagaatgaggtagaggagaacgtggaggaaaacattccctcttcctctgaaacggtaattattcctagaaagtcaagtaggatttctaatccacctgatcgctaccttggtaacatcgaagaggatggtgttttgttacttcttgaaagtaatgaacccactacctacaaatcggccatgtctagtcccgactcctcgctttggctagaagccatgcggtccgaaatggattccatgtacgagaaccaagtatgggacttggtggatttacctgagggagtgcgacctcttcagtgtaaatggatatacaaaattaaactcggcgtggataaacatgtggatgtttacaaagctagattggtggcaaaaggtttcacccaagttcatggtttacactatgacgaaaccttcgctccagtcgctatgctaaggtccattaggataatcttagcggttgccgcatttcatgattatgagatttggcaaatggatgtcaaaaccgcctttttgaatgggattctagaagaagaggtgtacatgatacaacccgaaggttttgtggatacatctaaccctaagaaggtgtgtaagctcaagaagtccatctatggtcttaagcaggcatctaggagttggaaccatcgctttgatcatgtcattaaacaatacggattcactagaagtgtggaagaaccgtgtttatacatgaagtttagtgggagtaaggttgtattccttgtcctatatgtggatgacatattgctcattgggaatgacattccatcgctcacttccgttaaggagtggctagggaaacacttccaaatgaaggacttgggagaggcacaacgaatcttaggtatccggatctatagggataggtccaagaggatactagcattgagtcaagaagcttatattgacaaagttcttgaccggttcaatatgaaagactccaagagaggatttctacctatgggccaagggattactttgagcaagtcacggtctccctctacccctaaggaaattgaacacatgaagaccgtcccttatgcttccgctgttgggtctatcatgtatgctatgatttgcactcgtcccgacgttgcgtatgccttgagcatgacaagtcggtatcaagccaagcctggtgagagtcactggatagccgtaaagaacatccttaagtacttgagaagaactaaggattcgttcttagtgtttggaggagaaactgagttgtgtgtaagaggttacacagacgcaagtttccaaaccgatcgggatgacatgaaatcccaatccggctacgtgtttatgctaaatggaggagccgtttttttggaagagcttcaagcaagtgttctgcggattctacaacagaggtgagtaccttgcagcgtccgAGGTCGCGAAGGAagtgtttggattaggcaattcatggaggggctaggagtagtccattctgccaaagatcctatcactctatattgtgataacagtggagctatttttcaagccaaagagcctaagtctagtaacaaatctagacacattgaaaggaaataccatgtaattagagattatgtggaaaggaaggaaattgacatttgtaaggttgggagaTGACAACAttcgatcctttaaccaagcctttatcaaaggccaagcatgatggtcatgtcgtctctatgggattgagacgagtaccagattttctttagattatggatatgtaataattggatagtgtatcttttattatatatatgataatcacattcattgttttcgtattcattcttttatgaatttttatttagtgtgactaaattttaataccttgtttatctgaataagttgtggagacaatgttgaacactattcaagtgaataagatgaacattgtattttgtccctagtcacttaatgaggtgacgtctcggagtgactagattgtgagtcgattgatggttgttcaacaccataaggtcatatatgatgactggtcgattacataggcggagtgtgtgacactttgccggacagtgaccatttagagagtccctaagttctattatagacgcctggtcgtggcggggatctctaagatgttctaatgagtcgattcttttgactggagactattatctgagcaggtgcagtttccgagtgactttggtttttgtcctaggtcgtgccgtgaaaggaggccaaaagggcatttactaggtcatggtgagtcagattgtgcaataggatagatagggcatacaggaattgtccacccacgttgggtaactatatctcaaggccactcgaggagttaatgactacaaatgcgtggccacgcgtaagtaatctgtgagagatttttccggtcaggtagtcacactcccgatcgagaaaaccactcgcgatgtgttcatgtgcaagtgcgacctgtaagacaccttgcattgagtgggagattaaaacggacaagagaattggtagcgcacaccttgtgtcggacaagtgggagattgttggagttagtgtcctccacaatagtgcgttaacataataaatctcattaatagaatatcatcagatatttaattatttgatcctcgtcagttgattaacgtaaatcgataacggttggctgactagagtttgacgttattgtcgtgagacggcggtgatcaatcgaccggcccctttcggtcacacctaaaggaacgaacccaaattgataactaattaattgtatgagatacaattcatttagtcccttgatttatagattaagaggttagtcgattattgttagagagatttcgagttgcgaactcgaggagcggcagttattatttaattatgcgataattaaataataagttttgggaaacgggttttagttaattaactgttaatttactaaaattgtactaattgattaatgtgattaatattagtacgtaaataatatgtgtagtggtacacgtatatttacggagtgaattggacgaatttattatggaagcatttaaacatgatacgatgtttaaaatgaaaattacacggatttgtgcgacaaatataaaaaccaacatggacccgtatatggtcatgtggaccgtgtaaaataagtgtgatggatgattacttacataatcaatttaccttattttgtatactaccataatataagtcttatactacattttgcatgtgatgtaagataaaaattataagacaaaattgtccactCAAGTactcctccacccgccacttcccttccttcACTCCATCTATTTATTCACTTCTTCACACTACCTTCTTACACATAATTCattatgttttgcatgtgaaaaaaACCTCtaccatctctctacaataattcctCTCTAGTATACTATTATTACtaagaatagttagtaatattactagtattattttcaagggcacatattaataagttactagttcttacttattaatattatttgggttgttcttgggtgctacttggaggagactttctaattgaaggttatacaaggaggatcatccacatatatttagctcaagaacaaattagtaaggagaactaatttgtgcccattttaccttataatcaatgtaaggaaattgtttttccttatactttgtttttatgcttttatattagcatgcatgttacatagatcacattaacatcaatttatgagataaatttattttattagagagtctaatatatgaccttttttgttgtagcattttaattcgcaatggcaacttcatcaactccatcgactacttcactaggcaaagattcatggctaaggtccgtaatggacaaatgtattttaaaagacgacggtagtaactttcttgaatgggaatccaacatcaaaagtgccgcgttgtccgactaAATTGCTCACTTTAACCGATGCTCCTCCTAAACAaaaagagcttcatcggcggtgcggacatATGATGACTATGtaaggatgttgaatgatatcaagaatgtgttgatatggtcaatatcgccaaagctcaagccatcatgcatttctttaaatgcttacgagatattcactcgtatgatcactatgttttcacaaacacctaaagtccgtcaatacgaacacggcacgcttctttgaagctaagcttgagaggggccaaaaggttggtccccatgtccttcaaatggtcgaatatgttgacatcctagagcgtctagggtgtaagattcctaaaactcttgtggtggatcgtatccttcactcacttcccaccaagtttgcccactttagggtacactacaacatgaatggtatggataagagttaccatgaaattcatgcactcctcacccaagcggagagggatatggaggctagtgggagtgaaaagggagatgttttaaccatgaagttaaagaacatgtctcttggagtcaagaaaggaaaagggaaacaaaagtcccaattcaagaaatcgtcaaagaaaattgacaagggaaaggggaaggcgatttgtgaatggcaatcccaaggcaaaaagtgtcaagctctccgaggccgaatgtttccattgtaatgggaaggggcattataggaggagttgtcccaaatacttggaggattaGGAAGGgcacgcctattggtatgatttcctctctctatgtgataacgttaattatgcttgtacttccactctgggtacttgataccggatgtggctctcacctttgtaaccatttgcggggtataagggacgtgcaagcactagcaaaaggtgatgtggatctccgcatgggcaatggagctagagtagccgccgttgccgtagggacctatgtgctcactttagctagtggtttagagttgtatttaaataagtgttattttgtaccaactttaactaagaacatcatctccatttccgcgttagacgcggaaggcttttgttttatgatcaaggacaagtgttgtactttttctttaaatgatgtggtttatggcaaggccatttcaattggaggcatttatgttttaaatgatgttaatgacgtttatcatatggaaactaaaaagctcaaaaagggtgatccaaacgaatcctacctttggcattgtcgtttaggccacataaacgaaagacgcattaagagacttgcttcatcaaaagtgctcaaaccatttggtttcgaatcttatggtacatgcgagtcttgccttttaggcaagatgactcgtgcacctttttgcgggaaaagggacacgagctagtgaggttttggctctcataca is a window encoding:
- the LOC141611780 gene encoding uncharacterized protein LOC141611780, with amino-acid sequence MATSSTPSTTSLGKDSWLRSVMDKCILKDDGSNFLEWESNIKSAALSDNVLTYLTDAPPIEPGARASSAVRTAYDDYVRMLNDIKNVLIWSISPKLKPSCISLNAYEIFTRMITMFSQTPKVRQYDAAARFFEAKLERGQKVGPHVLQMVEYVDILERLGCKIPKTLVVDRILHSLPTKFAHFRVHYNMNGMDKSYHEIHALLTQAERDMEASGSEKGDVLTMKLKNMSLGVKKGKGKQKSQFKKSSKKIDKGKGKAVVNDNPKAKSVKLSEAECFHCNGKGHYRRSCPKYLEDLKEGRVTPIGYKGRASTSKR